Proteins from a single region of Haemorhous mexicanus isolate bHaeMex1 chromosome 4, bHaeMex1.pri, whole genome shotgun sequence:
- the AREG gene encoding amphiregulin, translated as MRAVVLMAALAVLAANRAAAGSSANATEPQRHEEREPASREGEPVPGPDYEEDEEEYEEAPPVHQYIVDDLIRVEPVVKPKPAKRGGEKNAGKSRRKKNRGKNKKKGTPCEMEFKNFCIHGECVYLEHLQMVTCKCHQDFFGERCGEQFMKTQRKNDVADYSKTVLVVVAVLLSSISFITVLIIVIVQVRKKCPQYEEKEERKKLRQENRNGNVGV; from the exons ATGCGGGCCGTGGTGCTGATGGCCGCTCTGGCCGTGCTGGCAG CGAACCGTGCGGCCGCCGGGTCCTCGGCCAACGCCACGGAGCCGCAGCGGCATGAGGAGCGGGAGCCCGCGAGCCGTGAGGGTGAGCCCGTGCCCGGTCCTGACTacgaggaggatgaggaggagtaCGAGGAGGCGCCGCCCGTTCACCAGTACATCGTGGACGACTTGATCCGAG TTGAACCTGTGGTTAAACCCAAGCCAGCCAAGAGGGGGGGAGAGAAGAATGCTGGCAAAtcaagaaggaagaaaaacagagggaaaaacaagaagaaagggACTCCCTGTGAAATGGAATTCAAAAACTTTTGCATCCATGGAGAATGCGTATACCTAGAACATCTCCAAATGGTGACCTGCAA GTGTcatcaggatttttttggtgagCGCTGTGGTGAACAGTTCATGAAGACTCAAAGGAAGAATGATGTGGCAGACTACTCAAAGACTGTGCTGGTAGTGGTAGCTGTGCTGCTCTCGAGCATCAGCTTCATTACTGTACTTATCATTGTGATAGTGCA GGTCAGGAAAAAGTGTCCTCAGtatgaagagaaagaagaaaggaaaaaactccgacaagaaaacagaaatggcaATGTTGGTGTGTAA